The Alcaligenes faecalis sequence CCACTTCTTCGATAGTGACGTTGCGCTGCAAGGGAGCGTGCGTCTCAACGAATTTCAGGATAGTGGAGAAATCCTTGATGCCGCTGGCAGCCAGGGTTTTGATGGGACCGGCCGAGATGGCGTTGGCACGAATGCCGTACTCGCCCAGCGCCACAGCCAGGTAGCGCACGGAGGCTTCCAAGGCGGCTTTGGCCACGCCCATGGTGTTGTAGTTGGGGATGGCTTTTTCAGCGCCCAGGTAAGTCAGGGTCAGCACCGAGCTCTTGCGGCCTTTGAGCAAGGGCAGAGCAGCCTTGGCCAACGCGGGGAAGCTGTAGGCGGAAATATCGTGAGCAACACGGAACGATTCGCGCGACAGACCTTCCAGGAAGTTGCCTGCAATGGCTTCACGAGGCGCAAAGCCGATGGAGTGCACCAGACCGTCCAGACCATCCCAGCGTTCGCCCAGCGAGGCCATGGCTTGTTCGATCTGATCGTCTTCGGACACGTCACAGGGCAGGACGATATCCGTGCCGAGTTCTTGGGCAAAGCCTTCAACGCGTTCTTTAAAACGCTCGCCCACATAAGTCAGAGCAATATCAGCACCTTGTTGGCGACATGCTTGCGCAATCCCGTAAGCAATGGAGCGATTCGAGAGGACGCCTGTAACCAGGATGCGTTTTCCTTGCAGGAAACCCATGCTGAAAATCCTTTATGTAATTAGTGGGTGGACTTAGCCACGAATATTGGAACCGGGAACACGCAAACGCGTCCCCCTGGAAAGAGTGCTGCCTTTGATATTGTTCAGGCGTCGCAGTTCAGCCACCGACGTGTCGTACCGTTTGGCCAAGGCGTAGAGTGTATCGCCCCGTCGAACGGTATGGGTACGCACGTTGGCGCTGCGACGCAAAACAACGGTGTCATTCTTGCGGTTGACGCTGGCCGTTTGCGTCCGAGCTCGGCGTGTACTTTGCGCCACCGGCGCGGCCGGTGTGTTGGTCAGGGAAGCCAGTTGCAGGCTGCCTTCACCCAAGGTGGTGCTGGGAACCAGCAGCGTCTGAGCGACGGCTTTGGTGCTCTTGCGGCTTAAACCATTGATGGAGCGCAGTTGCGACAGGGTAATGCCGTGGCGCTGGGCAATGGACAGGTAGCTTTCGCCACGCTTGGACTGGTAGGCTTTCCAGTTGCTGAGCTTGCCCTGATAGGCGGCCAGATTGGCATTGAAGATATCAACCTTGTTGGCCGGCAGCAGCAAGGTGCCGCGATCTGCCGGGATGGTGGGGCGATTGTGAGCGGCATTCAAGGCCTTGAATTCGTCCACAGAGATTTCAGCCAGCTCGGCTGCCAGGGCAACGTCAATGTCCTTGTTCTTGCGCACAGCGGTGAAATATGGCGTGTTGCTGACCGGGGGCAAGGTGATGCCGTAACGCTCCGGGTTAGCCACAATATTCTTGATTGCTTGCAGTTTGGGGACGTAATTGCGCGTTTCGTCCGGCATCTTCAGAGATAAGTAGTCAACGCCCAGGTCAGCCTGTTCGTTGCGTTCCATGGCGCGGCGCACGGAGCCTTCCCCCCAATTGTAGGAAGCCAGAGCCAAATACCAGTCGCCCTGGAATTCGTACAGGTAAGACAGGTAGTCCAAGGCAGCGCGGGTGGATTCGACTGGGTCGCGGCGCTGGTCTACCCACCAGTTCTGCTCCAGCTTGTACTGTGTGCCGGTGCTGGGGATGAATTGCCACAGGCCTGCGGCATGAGCGCGCGAATAGGCGACCGGGTTATAGGCACTTTCCACAAACGGCAGCAAGGCCAGTTCGGAAGGCAGACCGCGGGCATCAAGTTCATCCATGATGTGATACAGATAGCGCGAGGCGCGCTGGCTCATGGTGCGGATGGACTCGGGGTGCGAAGCGTAGTAATTGGTCCAGTGATCCACCAGATCGGAATGCAGGTTGGGGATGGAAAAGCCCCGGCGCATCCGATCCCACGCATCTTTGGGCGGGTGGGTCAGATCAATGGTGCGAGACGTATCGGCGGCAATGCTGGTGGAGGTCTTGGCGGCTTTTTGTGGGCTGACCTTGGGGCCTGTGGCGCAGCCAGCCAGCACGAAAGCGCATAGCAGCGCAAAAAGTCTCATTAGGTTCATTGCGGAATCTTTAGAAATTGTTTTTCCAGTCGCGCAGGCTGGCAAATACCTCGACAGGATTATTCAAGGATTGGGCAGCATGGTGCTCGGCAGCCTGAATAACAGCAGTCGTCTCGCAACGCAGAAAGGGATTGGTAGCCAATTCTGTTTTCAAGGTGGAGGGCACCGTAGGCAAATTTTGCTGACGCTTGAGGGTATCCTGCTCCCAACGTTGGTGCAGTTGGGAATTGTCTGGCTCTACCTGTAGAGCCCAACGTAAATTGGATAAAGTGTACTCGTGCGCACAGCAGATCAGGGTGTCCGATGGCAGTTTCGCCAACTTGCCCAGGGAATCCGTCATTTGTGCCGG is a genomic window containing:
- the fabI gene encoding enoyl-ACP reductase FabI codes for the protein MGFLQGKRILVTGVLSNRSIAYGIAQACRQQGADIALTYVGERFKERVEGFAQELGTDIVLPCDVSEDDQIEQAMASLGERWDGLDGLVHSIGFAPREAIAGNFLEGLSRESFRVAHDISAYSFPALAKAALPLLKGRKSSVLTLTYLGAEKAIPNYNTMGVAKAALEASVRYLAVALGEYGIRANAISAGPIKTLAASGIKDFSTILKFVETHAPLQRNVTIEEVGNVASFLMSELASGITGEITHVDAGFNCIVPGMQE
- a CDS encoding transglycosylase SLT domain-containing protein: MNLMRLFALLCAFVLAGCATGPKVSPQKAAKTSTSIAADTSRTIDLTHPPKDAWDRMRRGFSIPNLHSDLVDHWTNYYASHPESIRTMSQRASRYLYHIMDELDARGLPSELALLPFVESAYNPVAYSRAHAAGLWQFIPSTGTQYKLEQNWWVDQRRDPVESTRAALDYLSYLYEFQGDWYLALASYNWGEGSVRRAMERNEQADLGVDYLSLKMPDETRNYVPKLQAIKNIVANPERYGITLPPVSNTPYFTAVRKNKDIDVALAAELAEISVDEFKALNAAHNRPTIPADRGTLLLPANKVDIFNANLAAYQGKLSNWKAYQSKRGESYLSIAQRHGITLSQLRSINGLSRKSTKAVAQTLLVPSTTLGEGSLQLASLTNTPAAPVAQSTRRARTQTASVNRKNDTVVLRRSANVRTHTVRRGDTLYALAKRYDTSVAELRRLNNIKGSTLSRGTRLRVPGSNIRG